In the genome of Pelorhabdus rhamnosifermentans, the window AGGTTACTTGCTATCATCTGCATTTGTGCTAAAATTGTTTGCAGAGTCTGGTTGACTTCACCCAGAACTCTAACAGATTCCAGTACTAACATTTTGGTCGATGCGGCACTGGAAGATAAAGTGGGGATACCAGCTTTAGCCATCGCATAAATTGCTTTTGCCTTGGCTTCACTTGCATGGTAGCCCTTCTTTTTTGCCCACTGGCAATAACTGCTAACAAACCTGTCCTCACTCTTCTTAGTGATATTGTCATAATGCCAATATTCTTTTATAAAGTCAGCCAGTTTGTCCTTAATTGGATTATCTGATCTTTTCCCTTGAAGTAGCTTTTTTATGCCGGGCATCGTTCGGTCAATTATATGCGCAAGAGCAATTTTGCTCTCTATTTTAATTCTGACATAATGCGAATATTGTCTTCCAAGAATTTTTAGTTCTTCGTAAGCAGCATCTAATGGCTGATAATCCTTCAAATGAAACCAATTATCGATTCCGTAATTAGCAATCCTGGCCGAATCCAATTTGTCTGTCTTTCCTTTTCGTAAAGCCGTGGAGGCATACTTTTTCATTACCAGTGGATTAATAACGCTCACAAAAATACCCGCCTGTTTTAAACTACTTAATACAGGAAGATGATATGCTCCTGTGGCCTCCATAACAACTCTA includes:
- a CDS encoding IS110 family transposase; this encodes MISVGIDISKEKSMVCILRPYGEVVASPYEITHTKDSLRELIKRIHSLESETRVVMEATGAYHLPVLSSLKQAGIFVSVINPLVMKKYASTALRKGKTDKLDSARIANYGIDNWFHLKDYQPLDAAYEELKILGRQYSHYVRIKIESKIALAHIIDRTMPGIKKLLQGKRSDNPIKDKLADFIKEYWHYDNITKKSEDRFVSSYCQWAKKKGYHASEAKAKAIYAMAKAGIPTLSSSAASTKMLVLESVRVLGEVNQTLQTILAQMQMIASNLEEYDVVHSMSGVGDVLAPRLIAEIGDVKRFHSGSALIAYAGLDSPPYESGNFVGSKRRISKRGSSLLRKTGYEVMKCLKTSKPVNDAAVYQYMLKKEDEGKPKKVAKIAALNKFLRIYYARVMEVYRI